The Cyanobacteria bacterium FACHB-DQ100 genome includes the window TGATTTCATAATTCTGTGCAATATTTCGAAGAGATGTGCTGATCTGCCATCAACTCGCGCCTTTGCAGGGTTCTAGATTTGGAAAATTTGACTGGTTGACACTCCAGCCAGCTGGAGCATCCAGAATAACAACATCACTTTTTTGACCCCTTATCTGAGGTACAACAAACAGATGTCACGCAACTTCTTCGCAAAAACAGGTTTTCTAGCTCTCACACTTGGAGCAATCGCCACCAGTAGTTTTCTGAATGCCTGCTCCACCTCTGCTCAAAACCAAGCCCAAGCCCCCAGTCCTGCTGCGACTGATGCTGGCTCAATGCGAGGCATGGATCACAGTAATATGAACCACGGCAACATGGGCAGCATGGCGATGGATCTGGGACCAGCCGACGCCGAATTTGATCCGCGGTTTATCGATGCTATGACTCCCCATCATCAAGGAGCCGTCGAAATGGCAAAAGAAGCACAGCAGAAATCCAAGCGTCCTGAAATCCAAAAGCTGGCGGCTGACATCATCAAAGCTCAAGACAAAGAAATCAGCCAGATGAAGCAATGGCGGCAGGCTTGGTATCCCAAAGCCAGTGCAAAGCCAGTCGCTTACAATCCAAAAACGGGTCGTTCCATGCCTATGTCTCAAGATCAGATGAAAGGCATGATGATGAACATGAATTTGGGTGCGGCAGATGATCAGTTTGATCTGCGGTTTCTCAACGCCATGATTCCGCATCACGACGGTGCAGTCGTGATGGCGCAGGAGGCTTTGAACAAGTCGAAACGCCCTGAAATCAAACAGCTGGCGCAAGAAATCATTGCCTCTCAGAATGCTGAAATTAAGCAAATGCAGCAGTGGAAACAAGCCTGGTACAAGCAATAGGTCTGGCTGCAAGATTTCACGTTGGTTTCATTACTCTGTGAAACGCTGGTAATTGAGTGCTATGCGAAGGAAGCCGCTAATGACTTATCTCCCTCAACGATCGACTGCGCAGGTGACAGTCTCCCTGCTAATGTTGTTGCTCCTAGCAACTCCAATTCGCATTTTTGCTCATCCTGGGCACGGCAACGAATTTCAGGGAGGAAGCCATTCAGCTCAATCGGCAGATGCCATTGAAGTCGATGCGGAAACGATGAAACAATTGGGCTTAAAAGTCGAATCTGTATCGCGTCAACGCTTGGCCTTTGGCATTAAAACCACTGGACAAATTGAATCTCTCCCCAACCAACAGGTTGAAGTGACCACTCCAGTCAGAGGAACGGTGACGCAGCTACTTGTTCAACCGGGAGATAAGGTGAGCGCGGGTCAGGCCGTGGCCATCATGACTAGCCCAGAATTGGCAGAACTGCGTACGGTTGCCTTAGACCGCCGATCAGAGGCGATCGGCTCTACCCAGCAAGCACAAGCTGATTTGCAACTGGCACAGCAAAACTTCGCTCAACAACAAAAAATCGCAGCAACAGACGTCGCTCAAACCCGAACCCAACTGAACTTTGCTCAGGAGCGATTCGACAAAGACCGGGAACTGGCTAGCAGTGGTGCCCTCCCCCGACGCAGCTTTCTAGAATCGGAAACCAAACTGGCAGAAGCAAAAGCGGCTCTCACCAAAGCTGAAAGCCGCTTAGAGGTTTCAGAGGCATCGGCACAACTACGACGAGCTGAATCGGCTGTACAAGTCGCTCAATCACGAGTGCAACTGAGTGAAGAAACCTATCAGGCTCGCCTGAGGCAACTGGGTGCAAGTGCAAACCAGGATGGCACAATCACCATAACGGCTCCGATTTCAGGCACCGTTGCCGATCGTGAAACTACTACGGGCGAATCGGGCGAGAACGCAGGCAAGAAGGTGATGACGATTATTAACGGCAGCAGTGTCCAGGTGAGCGCCAACATCTATGAGAAAGACCTCGATCGTATTCAGACTGGGCAGCAAGTCCAGATAAAAGTTGCCAGCTTGCCCGAGCGTACGTTTCAAGGACGCATCAGTGTGGTTGGATCAGTCGTCGAAGATGAAACCCGCATCGTGCCTGTAAAAGCGCAACTAGACAATCCGAATGGGGTGCTCAAACCAGGGATGTTTGCTGAATTGGAAGTGTTAACTGATCGGACTCCCGCTGCCTTGTTAGCAGTTCCAAAATCAGCACTGGTCACCACAAACGATAAAAAGACAATTGTATTTGTGCAAAATGGCACCGCGTTTCAACCGACAGAAGTCACATTAGGTAGAGACACAGGTGAATTGGTCGAGGTCAAGTCCGGGTTGTTTGATGGCGATCGCATTGTCACCCAACGCGCTAATCAGTTATATGCTCAATCGCTACGAGGCGGCAGGCCAGCCGATGATCACGAGAAGGCAAATTCTGCATCAGCCTCTAACCCACAGCCTTCGATTCCTTTATGGATTGGAATTCCTATTGGAGGAGCAGTTATGGCAGGTACTTTTGGGGCTGGAATGCTATGGGCGAATCGTCGCCGTCGCAAAGCATTCGTTCCATTCCCCAATGGGCACACAAGCCATGAGTCTCTCGATGGCTTGTGCCTAACTGATTATGACGCCCACCCGCCAACGCCTGCTTTGAAGTCAGAGGGTGATCATCATCCTCACCAACCGCGCTAGGTACACCGTCATGCTAAGTTCCATCATTCAATGGGCGATCGCTCGCCGATGGCTCGTGATTCTAGGGGCGATCGTCATCACTATTTGGATCTTCCGCACTATCATTCAGATGCCGCTGGATGTATTTCCTACCTTTGCACCACCGCAGGTTGAAATTCAAACCGAAGCGCCAGGCCTTGCACCCGAAGAAGTGGAATCTTTGGTGACACTCCCCATTGAAAGCGCAATTAATGGCACACCAGGGGTGAGTGCAGTGCGGTCTTCGAGTGCAGCCAGTATTTCAGTAGTGCGAGTGGTTTTTAACTGGGGCACCGATATCTATCAAGCCCGGCAGCTAGTGACCGAACGGTTACAGTCTGCTCAAAGTAAACTTCCAGAAGGGATTGAGACTCCACAAATTGCTCCCATCAGCTCACCCATTGGCACAATTGTCACTTACTCCTTTACCTCTAAAACAACCGACTTAATGGAAGTGCGGCGCATTGTCGATTGGCAGGTCACCAATCGCCTGCTGGCAGTGCCGGGAGTCACGCAAGTTATCGTGTTTGGTGGCGATGTGCGGCAATATCAAGTTCTCGTTGCGCCCGAAAAGCTACAAGCCTTCAATGTGTCGTTGCAACAAGTATCAGAAGCAGTGGCAGCGGCAAATGTGAATGCGCCAGGTGGTTATTTAATTACGCCTGATCGCGAAAAACTGATTCGGGGCATCGGGCGAATCGAGGATATTGAAGCGTTGAAGCAATCGGTCATTACGGCTCGCAATGGAACACCCGTTAGGATTACAGACGTCGCCGAGGTCAAAATTGGCGCAGCCGTGAAGCGTGGGGATGCCAGCGTTAACGCTCAGAAAGCAGTCGTTGCGATCGTCAATAAGCAGCCGCAAGCCGACACACCCACGGTCACTCGTGCCGTTGAAGCCGCGATGGCTGAGGTAAAAGCAGGATTGCCAGAAGATATTCAGGTTGCCACGACGTTTCGCCAAGAAACCTACATTGATGCCTCGATCGACAATGTGCGGGAAGCATTAGTTGAAGGCAGCATTATCGTTGCCTTAATCTTGATTCCATTCTTGATGAATTGGCGCAACTTAGCGGTATGTTTGGCGGCTCTACCTCTGTCTTTATTGATTGGGGTGCTAGCGCTCAACTGGCTAGGACAAGGGCTAAATACTATGACCCTAGGCGGCTTGGCAGTTGCCATCGGGTCTGCTGTGGACGATGCGATCGTAGATGCCGAAAATGTCTATCGCTGCCTGCGAGAAAATAAATATTCTCCCAATCCCCGCCCCGTTTTAGAGGTAGTGTTTGAGGGTTGTCAAGAAGTTCGAGATTCCGTATTTGGAGCCACTATCATTACGATCGTCGTCTTCTCGCCCATCTTTGCGCTCACGGGTGTAGAAGGCAGCATTTTTATCCCAATGGGGCTGGGCTACTTGGCGGCAGTGCTGGCATCTAGCGTCGTTGCCTTGACCGTTACCCCTGCTTTATGTGCAATTTTACTGCCCTACGGTCGTCTACCTGAGCGAGAACCTTGGGTCGCTCGATTCTTCAAAAGACTTTATCTACCACTGCTCAGGTTTTCAATGCGCCGCTCGACCATTATTTTAGGTATCGCAGGCGCAAGTTTAGTAGCGGCAGCGATCGTTGTTCCGTCGTTTGGACGAATCTTTTTACCGGAATTTCAGGAGCAATCGCTGGTCAATACGCTACTGCTGTATCCTGGCTCATCGTTGGAAGCCACAAATAGCGCCGCATCGGTGCTGGAACATAAGCTGAAGGATAATCCCAGCTTTCAAAGCATTCAAGTGCGTTCTGGACGAGCGGCGGGAGATGCCGATGCCGCAGGGGTGAATCTGACTCACCTGGATGTGGAGTTGAGCGAGACGGGGATGAAAGACCGTAAAGCTAGCGTAGAGCTATTGCGGGAGGAGTTTAGTAAAGTGCCAGGGGCAGCACCTAACGTAGGCGGCTTCATTTCTCACCGCATGGACGAAGTGCTGTCAGGGGTCAGAAGCGCTATTGCCGTTAAAATCTTCGGTCCTGAACTGGAACAACTTCGCATCCTAGGACAGCAAGTTAATGATGCCATGCAATCGGTTGAAGGCGTGGTCGATCTCCAACTAGAACCCCAGATTCCAGTGGAACAGATTCAGGTTCAGTTTGATCGTGTTGCTGCTGCCCGGTATGGATTAACGATTGGGCAACTTTCAGAAACGATTGAGACGGCATTAAATGGACGGGTGGTTTCGCAAGTT containing:
- a CDS encoding efflux RND transporter permease subunit, producing MLSSIIQWAIARRWLVILGAIVITIWIFRTIIQMPLDVFPTFAPPQVEIQTEAPGLAPEEVESLVTLPIESAINGTPGVSAVRSSSAASISVVRVVFNWGTDIYQARQLVTERLQSAQSKLPEGIETPQIAPISSPIGTIVTYSFTSKTTDLMEVRRIVDWQVTNRLLAVPGVTQVIVFGGDVRQYQVLVAPEKLQAFNVSLQQVSEAVAAANVNAPGGYLITPDREKLIRGIGRIEDIEALKQSVITARNGTPVRITDVAEVKIGAAVKRGDASVNAQKAVVAIVNKQPQADTPTVTRAVEAAMAEVKAGLPEDIQVATTFRQETYIDASIDNVREALVEGSIIVALILIPFLMNWRNLAVCLAALPLSLLIGVLALNWLGQGLNTMTLGGLAVAIGSAVDDAIVDAENVYRCLRENKYSPNPRPVLEVVFEGCQEVRDSVFGATIITIVVFSPIFALTGVEGSIFIPMGLGYLAAVLASSVVALTVTPALCAILLPYGRLPEREPWVARFFKRLYLPLLRFSMRRSTIILGIAGASLVAAAIVVPSFGRIFLPEFQEQSLVNTLLLYPGSSLEATNSAASVLEHKLKDNPSFQSIQVRSGRAAGDADAAGVNLTHLDVELSETGMKDRKASVELLREEFSKVPGAAPNVGGFISHRMDEVLSGVRSAIAVKIFGPELEQLRILGQQVNDAMQSVEGVVDLQLEPQIPVEQIQVQFDRVAAARYGLTIGQLSETIETALNGRVVSQVLEQQQTFDLVVWLKPEARQGVDTIGNLVIDTPSGKKIPLAQVATVQDGTGPNTINRENVSRLIVVAANAQGRDLRSVVSDIQAKVKQQVQTPPGYYIQYAGQFEAEERASQNILLFSAIAFVIITIIMYLSVKSVASTAMIMINLPLALVGGVIAVALTGGILSIASLVGFVTLFGVATRNGLLLVDNYNTKFVAGMPLKDLLIQGSMERLNAILMTAFTSALGLAPLVIAGGPGKELLQPLSIVVLGGLFTSTALTLLILPALYARFGKYLFPKRLIVENGKVSQPEMRHLQGEA
- a CDS encoding DUF305 domain-containing protein, encoding MSRNFFAKTGFLALTLGAIATSSFLNACSTSAQNQAQAPSPAATDAGSMRGMDHSNMNHGNMGSMAMDLGPADAEFDPRFIDAMTPHHQGAVEMAKEAQQKSKRPEIQKLAADIIKAQDKEISQMKQWRQAWYPKASAKPVAYNPKTGRSMPMSQDQMKGMMMNMNLGAADDQFDLRFLNAMIPHHDGAVVMAQEALNKSKRPEIKQLAQEIIASQNAEIKQMQQWKQAWYKQ
- a CDS encoding efflux RND transporter periplasmic adaptor subunit; translated protein: MTYLPQRSTAQVTVSLLMLLLLATPIRIFAHPGHGNEFQGGSHSAQSADAIEVDAETMKQLGLKVESVSRQRLAFGIKTTGQIESLPNQQVEVTTPVRGTVTQLLVQPGDKVSAGQAVAIMTSPELAELRTVALDRRSEAIGSTQQAQADLQLAQQNFAQQQKIAATDVAQTRTQLNFAQERFDKDRELASSGALPRRSFLESETKLAEAKAALTKAESRLEVSEASAQLRRAESAVQVAQSRVQLSEETYQARLRQLGASANQDGTITITAPISGTVADRETTTGESGENAGKKVMTIINGSSVQVSANIYEKDLDRIQTGQQVQIKVASLPERTFQGRISVVGSVVEDETRIVPVKAQLDNPNGVLKPGMFAELEVLTDRTPAALLAVPKSALVTTNDKKTIVFVQNGTAFQPTEVTLGRDTGELVEVKSGLFDGDRIVTQRANQLYAQSLRGGRPADDHEKANSASASNPQPSIPLWIGIPIGGAVMAGTFGAGMLWANRRRRKAFVPFPNGHTSHESLDGLCLTDYDAHPPTPALKSEGDHHPHQPR